The segment TCAAGATGAAGGAATACATGCACACTCCTCTGATTCAGGCTCGCGTGGGCGGAGGCAGCGCAGCAGAGATTATACAAGCCCGGTCAGGTCTTTCCCTTCGCCGACAAGGTCGCAGCCCGGCTTCGTGCTCACGCGTTATCGTCGGCACGCCTCTGGCGGCACCCGCCACACCAATCACGAAGCCCCTCAGCCGTCTTCTTCCCAGGTGAATCCATCGCCGGCAAACAGCTTCACGCCGGCTGTCTCGCGGAACAGATTCAGGCCGTGGAGCCGAACCCTTTCGCCGCAAATGGTGCAGATGATGGCACACGGCGCGAAGCTTCGATCGACCAGCCCTTCAAGACCCTCTGCGGGATAGATCGACTCGAATCGGATCCCGCTTTGCGGAGCCTGGGCCAGATACCACAATGGGTACTCGGGGTGGCTCGAATCAATCCTAAGACCAACCCTTGTGCAGGTCGTTGCGGCAAGCGCCTCGATGGCGGACGTGTAGCCTTCTTGGAATTCCCGCGTGTTGGCGAAGAGTAGATCGACGGTCGATGTCGAGAATGCGCTCCCTGCTTTGGTGCAGCCGAAGGTGTCGGTGCAAGGAAGTTCCCACGCTCCCGGCTCCGCAGCCATGGCGATGACAGGGCGGGTGGTGTTGAACAGCAGCCAGGGGAGCGACAGCAAGAGCAAGCTGAAAGTCAGTACGCCAGGTAGCCAGCGCGCTCGCGCCGAGACGATGACGGCTGCGACCCACGGAGCGCTGAGGATGAAGAACGGAAGCTGTAGACGTACACCGAAGGGCTGACTGCTCGGCAAAGCCAGCAGAACCAACAAGAGATACCCTGCAATCGCCACCGCCGCTACTGCCATGACCGAGCGAGATTGTCGTCTCCACCAGAAGAGCGCCGCAGCCAGGCTGAGGCCGATGAGGAGGAGGTGGAGGGGGTTGCCTGCCAGGTCCTCATGATTCCAGCCCCACGCTAGCACAAGGGGCCCCATCCCAGGCATGTTCCGGCCGCCAAGGGCGCTGACCGAGTCTTGGATAACCTGGTTGACTGAAGCCCACGGCGTTGCCAAGTGCAAAGCGGTCGCCCGCAGGAGAAGGAACGGCAAGACTACAACCCTGGAATACAGAGTGCTTGCCGGATCTCCCACCGGGGTGTGTCCCGCAATCCATTGTGCGGGTCCGAGGGGAGTGCCGCTAACCGCCAGGTTGCGCCCCCAATGGCCAAGGTTGACGACTATGGCCGAAACCCAGACCAAGCCTGTGTCCGCCAAGGACCGCCAGGTTTGGTTCCGCCAGTCCCGCCACCATAGGAATAGCAGC is part of the Anaerolineales bacterium genome and harbors:
- a CDS encoding glycosyltransferase family 39 protein — its product is MLLVLPVIAFILIFLVVRRLQSARTIERGGWEATFVMASAFWGAGLALGFELLGLASSLRQPEVAGLWLVVALVAGLAFLVSRRREATRRMPTAPGRRWAPLDVAFVVLLSLALVLLLGVGWTSPPNNVDSLLYHMSRVVHWAQAGSLRHYATAYGHQLWNPPWAEIAILNLRILWGSDKPANLVQWGGLVASLAAVSGVARMLGIGNRGRMLAIALAVSLPSAVLQATSTQNDLVVSCWLVAALLLVILVGKGAQASQRLELLALGATFGLGLLTKGTFYPLLFPILLLFLWWRDWRNQTWRSLADTGLVWVSAIVVNLGHWGRNLAVSGTPLGPAQWIAGHTPVGDPASTLYSRVVVLPFLLLRATALHLATPWASVNQVIQDSVSALGGRNMPGMGPLVLAWGWNHEDLAGNPLHLLLIGLSLAAALFWWRRQSRSVMAVAAVAIAGYLLLVLLALPSSQPFGVRLQLPFFILSAPWVAAVIVSARARWLPGVLTFSLLLLSLPWLLFNTTRPVIAMAAEPGAWELPCTDTFGCTKAGSAFSTSTVDLLFANTREFQEGYTSAIEALAATTCTRVGLRIDSSHPEYPLWYLAQAPQSGIRFESIYPAEGLEGLVDRSFAPCAIICTICGERVRLHGLNLFRETAGVKLFAGDGFTWEEDG